A genomic stretch from Thauera sp. GDN1 includes:
- a CDS encoding DEAD/DEAH box helicase: MTFHSLGLAAELLKAVEQTGYTTPTPVQMQAIPAAIAGQDLLVSSHTGSGKTAAFTLPALHKIIDRRPASGSGPRVLVLTPTRELALQVEKAVQTYGKALRWLNTACLVGGAPMFAQIKQLQRQCDVVVATPGRLLDHLNRRKVKLSDVEVLILDEADRMLDMGFAEDIDAIVAATPAKRQTLLFSATLDGVVGSMATRMTRDPQRIEIEVAQEDRGQIEQRLMFADDLGHKNRLLEALLGEDGMNQAVVFTATKKSADELSLSLQEKGIAAAALHGDMHQTQRNRTLDRLRQGRIGVLVATDVAARGIDVAGISHVINFDPPRQAEDYVHRIGRTGRAGRDGIAITLSGPRETGLIRAIERFTGGRLEVHTIAGMEPSPRKPAGPRPGGNGGRRFGNGGGYGRPGGDNRRSAGGFSRDGHPSRSERSHGDRRSRG, encoded by the coding sequence ATGACTTTCCACAGCCTCGGCCTCGCCGCAGAACTCCTCAAGGCCGTCGAGCAGACCGGCTACACCACGCCCACCCCGGTGCAGATGCAGGCCATCCCCGCCGCCATCGCCGGCCAGGACCTGCTGGTATCCAGCCACACCGGAAGCGGCAAGACCGCCGCCTTCACGCTGCCCGCGCTGCACAAGATCATCGATCGCCGCCCGGCCTCGGGCAGCGGCCCGCGCGTGCTGGTGCTGACGCCCACCCGCGAACTCGCGCTGCAGGTGGAGAAGGCGGTGCAGACCTACGGCAAGGCGCTGCGCTGGCTCAACACCGCCTGCCTCGTCGGTGGCGCGCCGATGTTCGCCCAGATCAAGCAGCTGCAGCGCCAGTGCGACGTCGTCGTCGCCACCCCGGGCCGCCTGCTCGACCACCTCAACCGCCGCAAGGTGAAGCTGTCGGACGTCGAGGTGCTGATCCTCGACGAGGCCGACCGCATGCTCGACATGGGCTTCGCCGAAGACATCGACGCCATCGTCGCCGCCACGCCGGCCAAGCGCCAGACCCTGCTGTTCTCGGCCACGCTCGATGGCGTGGTCGGCAGCATGGCCACCCGCATGACGCGCGACCCGCAGCGCATCGAGATCGAGGTCGCCCAGGAAGACCGCGGCCAGATCGAGCAGCGCCTGATGTTCGCCGACGACCTCGGCCACAAGAACCGCCTGCTCGAGGCCCTGCTGGGCGAGGACGGGATGAACCAGGCCGTGGTGTTCACCGCCACCAAGAAGAGCGCGGACGAGCTGTCGCTGTCGCTGCAGGAGAAGGGCATCGCCGCCGCCGCGCTGCACGGCGACATGCACCAGACCCAGCGCAATCGCACGCTCGACCGTCTGCGCCAGGGTCGCATCGGCGTGCTGGTGGCGACCGACGTCGCCGCGCGCGGCATCGACGTCGCCGGCATCAGCCACGTGATCAACTTCGATCCGCCGCGCCAGGCCGAGGACTATGTGCACCGCATCGGCCGCACCGGCCGCGCCGGTCGCGACGGTATCGCGATCACGCTGTCGGGCCCGCGCGAGACCGGCCTGATCCGCGCCATCGAGCGCTTCACCGGCGGCCGCCTGGAAGTTCACACCATCGCCGGCATGGAGCCGTCGCCGCGCAAGCCCGCGGGCCCGCGCCCGGGCGGCAATGGCGGTCGTCGCTTCGGCAATGGCGGTGGCTATGGCCGTCCCGGTGGCGACAATCGCCGCA
- a CDS encoding HU family DNA-binding protein, whose amino-acid sequence MNKGEFVEALADRLDVSRAQADRALSAVLDIIAEQLGKGEKVAFTGFGSFEVSERAARTGRNPQTGATIEIAASSVPKFTAGATLKAAVNK is encoded by the coding sequence ATGAATAAAGGTGAATTCGTCGAAGCCCTGGCCGACCGTCTTGATGTTTCGCGCGCTCAGGCCGACCGCGCGCTGTCCGCCGTGCTCGACATCATCGCCGAGCAGCTGGGCAAGGGCGAGAAGGTCGCCTTCACCGGCTTCGGCTCCTTCGAGGTTTCCGAGCGTGCTGCCCGCACCGGCCGCAACCCGCAGACCGGCGCCACCATCGAGATCGCCGCGTCGAGCGTGCCCAAGTTCACCGCCGGCGCCACGCTGAAGGCCGCGGTCAACAAGTAA
- a CDS encoding flavin reductase family protein, with protein MTQQSFPGEDFSRRFRNSLGMFATGITVVTTRTPAGEPIGLTVNSFNSVSLDPPLIVWSLAKDLPSRALFEGCEYYAINVLAEDQTELSQRFASRLDDKFAGLACDEGVGGVPLLRGCCARFQCRNTVRHEGGDHVVFISEVVDFDREARAPLIYFGGAYRQLEA; from the coding sequence ATGACCCAACAGAGCTTCCCGGGCGAGGATTTCTCGCGCCGCTTCCGCAACTCGCTAGGCATGTTCGCCACCGGCATCACGGTGGTGACCACGCGCACGCCGGCCGGCGAGCCGATCGGCCTCACCGTCAATTCCTTCAACTCGGTGTCGCTCGATCCGCCGCTGATCGTATGGAGCCTGGCCAAGGACCTGCCCAGCCGCGCCCTGTTCGAAGGCTGCGAATACTACGCGATCAACGTCCTCGCCGAGGACCAGACCGAGCTGTCGCAGCGCTTCGCCAGCCGGCTCGACGACAAGTTCGCCGGCCTGGCCTGCGACGAAGGGGTCGGCGGCGTGCCGCTGCTGCGCGGCTGCTGCGCGCGCTTCCAGTGCCGCAACACGGTGCGCCACGAGGGCGGCGACCACGTCGTCTTCATCAGCGAGGTGGTCGATTTCGATCGCGAGGCGCGTGCGCCGCTGATCTATTTCGGCGGCGCCTACCGCCAGCTCGAGGCCTGA
- the mutY gene encoding A/G-specific adenine glycosylase, which produces MNDFAGRLLAWQREHGRHDLPWQGGTDPYPIWLSEVMLQQTQVDTVIPYYRRFLARFPDVGTLAAAPVEDVMALWSGLGYYARARNLHRAAQVIVAEHGGRFPASAARIAELPGIGRSTAAAIAAFAFGERAAILDGNVKRVLCRIFGVDGFPGDKAVENRLWGLAESLLPAREVGRYIQAQMDLGATLCTRGRPACARCPFATDCVAHREQRVAELPTPRPRKAVPRRSARYAVIVHDGAVLLERRPPTGIWGGLLALPEIPDAGGDAARWAGERFGLDIAGAQTLAPLTHAFTHFVLELQPVLLGVASPRGQPRLHAADDGALCWQPLAARADAALPTPVRRILDALAAPDLFSAG; this is translated from the coding sequence ATGAACGACTTCGCCGGCCGCCTGCTCGCGTGGCAGCGGGAACACGGGCGCCACGACCTGCCCTGGCAGGGCGGCACCGACCCCTACCCGATCTGGCTGTCCGAGGTCATGCTGCAGCAGACCCAGGTCGACACGGTGATCCCCTACTACCGGCGCTTCCTCGCGCGTTTCCCCGACGTCGGCACGCTCGCCGCGGCGCCGGTGGAGGACGTGATGGCGCTGTGGAGCGGGCTCGGCTACTACGCGCGGGCACGCAACCTGCACCGTGCCGCGCAGGTGATCGTGGCCGAGCACGGCGGGCGCTTCCCCGCCAGCGCCGCACGGATCGCCGAGCTGCCCGGCATCGGCCGCTCGACCGCCGCGGCGATCGCCGCCTTCGCCTTCGGCGAGCGCGCCGCCATCCTCGACGGCAACGTCAAGCGCGTGCTGTGCCGGATCTTCGGCGTCGACGGTTTTCCGGGCGACAAGGCGGTGGAGAACCGGCTGTGGGGTCTCGCCGAATCGCTGCTGCCGGCGCGGGAGGTCGGGCGCTACATCCAGGCGCAGATGGATCTCGGCGCCACGCTGTGCACCCGCGGCCGCCCGGCGTGCGCGCGCTGCCCCTTCGCCACCGACTGCGTCGCGCACCGCGAGCAGCGCGTCGCCGAACTACCGACGCCGCGCCCGCGCAAGGCGGTGCCGCGGCGCAGCGCGCGCTACGCGGTGATCGTACATGACGGCGCGGTGCTGCTCGAGCGCCGGCCGCCGACCGGGATCTGGGGCGGACTGCTGGCCCTGCCCGAAATCCCGGACGCAGGCGGCGACGCCGCGCGCTGGGCGGGCGAGCGCTTCGGCCTGGACATCGCCGGCGCGCAGACGCTGGCGCCGCTGACCCACGCCTTCACCCACTTCGTGCTCGAGCTGCAGCCGGTGCTGCTGGGGGTGGCCTCGCCCCGCGGCCAGCCCCGCCTGCACGCGGCCGACGACGGTGCGCTGTGCTGGCAGCCACTGGCCGCCCGTGCCGACGCCGCGCTGCCGACGCCGGTGCGGCGCATCCTCGACGCCCTCGCCGCGCCGGACCTGTTCTCCGCCGGCTGA
- a CDS encoding LON peptidase substrate-binding domain-containing protein, protein MTTPPERLPLFPLKTVLFPGGVLPLRVFEPRYMDMITRCMREDSAFGVCLIAAGEEVGEAAVPHPVGTEARIEQWDMAQTGVLNLLTRGGRRFRIEDHELERDGLLVASVRWLEESPAELVPEAQADLLPLLRTIVGELGERLPPPHDFDDAGWVGARYTELLPIPLLAKQKLLELDDPLSRLEILQKYLREHGLLPNLA, encoded by the coding sequence ATGACCACGCCGCCCGAACGCCTGCCGCTGTTCCCGCTCAAGACCGTGCTCTTCCCCGGCGGCGTGCTGCCGCTGCGCGTGTTCGAGCCGCGCTACATGGACATGATCACCCGCTGCATGCGCGAGGACTCGGCCTTCGGCGTGTGCCTGATCGCCGCCGGCGAGGAGGTCGGCGAGGCCGCGGTCCCGCATCCGGTGGGCACCGAGGCGCGCATCGAGCAGTGGGACATGGCGCAGACCGGGGTGCTGAACCTGCTCACCCGCGGCGGCCGGCGTTTCCGCATCGAGGACCACGAGCTCGAGCGCGACGGCCTGCTGGTCGCCAGCGTGCGCTGGCTGGAGGAGTCGCCGGCGGAGCTGGTCCCCGAGGCCCAGGCCGATCTGCTGCCGCTGCTGCGGACCATCGTCGGCGAACTCGGCGAACGCCTGCCGCCGCCGCACGATTTCGACGATGCAGGCTGGGTCGGCGCGCGTTATACCGAACTGCTGCCGATCCCGCTGCTCGCCAAGCAGAAGCTGCTCGAGCTCGACGACCCGCTCAGCCGCCTGGAAATCCTGCAGAAGTACCTGCGCGAGCACGGCCTGCTGCCGAACCTCGCCTGA
- a CDS encoding flavin prenyltransferase UbiX: MNPPRTVTVAFTGASGLPYGVRLVECLLQAGCRVWLLYSQVAQIVARQEMDWNLPARPAEVEAELSARFGAAPGQLRVFGREEWFAPPASGSNPPDAMVVCPCTVATLAAIAGGLSQNLIERAADVVIKEARKLVLVPRETPYSAIHLENMLRLARLGVCILPPNPGFYHHPQTVQDLIDFVVARILDQLGVPHALMARWGEDRVPAAEPGEQAR; encoded by the coding sequence ATGAATCCGCCCCGCACCGTCACCGTCGCCTTCACCGGCGCCTCCGGCCTGCCCTACGGCGTGCGCCTGGTCGAATGCCTGCTGCAGGCCGGCTGCCGGGTGTGGCTGCTGTACTCGCAGGTGGCGCAGATCGTCGCCCGCCAGGAGATGGACTGGAACCTGCCGGCGCGCCCGGCCGAGGTCGAGGCCGAGCTGTCGGCGCGCTTCGGTGCGGCGCCGGGGCAGCTGCGGGTGTTCGGCCGCGAGGAGTGGTTCGCGCCGCCGGCCTCCGGCTCCAATCCGCCCGACGCGATGGTGGTGTGCCCGTGCACGGTGGCCACGCTGGCTGCGATCGCCGGCGGCCTGAGCCAGAACCTGATCGAGCGCGCTGCCGACGTCGTCATCAAGGAAGCCCGCAAGCTGGTGCTGGTGCCGCGCGAGACGCCGTATTCGGCGATCCATCTCGAGAACATGCTCAGGCTCGCCCGCCTCGGCGTGTGCATCCTGCCGCCGAATCCGGGCTTCTACCACCATCCGCAGACCGTCCAGGATCTCATCGACTTCGTCGTCGCCCGCATCCTCGACCAGCTCGGCGTGCCGCATGCGCTGATGGCGCGCTGGGGCGAGGATCGCGTGCCCGCGGCCGAGCCGGGCGAGCAGGCGCGCTGA
- a CDS encoding ABC transporter substrate-binding protein: MSLLRGLVAAFALAATALPATAAEVVGDEIVVGTVSDLSGPIALLGVPVRDGMLMRFDEANAAGGVHGRRIRLVVEDAGYDPKRAVLAARKLVQRDQAFAFIANMGTPVVMATMPIVVDAGRLHLFPFSPHRATYEPLHPLKFQNFAPYQDYMEAATRHMVRERGYERTCLLYQDDDYGLEVMKGVEKALAGLERELIERTSYKRGATDLSSQIARLRAARCDFVVLATVVRETVAAMAEARKIGWEVDMLVTASGYSAQTHELGGAAVEGLYGVSVLPHPYAEGANSQLAAWIERYRARFDADPNVWSVMGYTLADLFVRTAELTGPTLTIEAFARTLERMEFTRDYFGSPTYRFTPDDHLGNRHGRLAQIRNGRWELITDYLE; encoded by the coding sequence CTGAGCCTTCTCCGCGGCCTGGTCGCCGCGTTCGCGCTCGCCGCGACCGCGCTGCCGGCGACGGCGGCGGAGGTCGTCGGAGACGAGATCGTCGTCGGCACCGTTTCCGACCTCTCCGGCCCGATCGCGCTGCTCGGCGTGCCGGTGCGCGACGGCATGCTGATGCGCTTCGACGAGGCCAACGCCGCCGGTGGCGTGCATGGGCGGCGCATCCGCCTGGTGGTCGAGGACGCCGGCTACGACCCCAAGCGTGCCGTGCTCGCTGCGCGCAAGCTGGTCCAGCGCGACCAGGCCTTCGCCTTCATCGCCAACATGGGCACCCCGGTGGTGATGGCGACCATGCCCATCGTCGTCGATGCCGGGCGCCTGCACCTGTTCCCGTTCTCGCCGCACCGGGCGACCTACGAGCCGCTGCATCCGCTCAAGTTCCAGAACTTCGCGCCCTACCAGGACTACATGGAAGCCGCCACCCGGCACATGGTGCGCGAGCGCGGCTACGAGCGCACCTGCCTGCTGTACCAGGACGACGACTACGGCCTGGAGGTGATGAAGGGGGTGGAGAAGGCCCTGGCCGGCCTCGAGCGCGAGCTGATCGAACGCACCAGCTACAAGCGCGGCGCCACCGACCTGTCCAGCCAGATCGCCCGCCTGCGCGCTGCGCGCTGCGATTTCGTCGTGCTCGCCACCGTGGTGCGCGAGACCGTGGCGGCGATGGCCGAGGCGCGCAAGATCGGCTGGGAGGTCGACATGCTCGTCACCGCCTCCGGCTATTCGGCGCAGACCCACGAGCTGGGCGGCGCGGCGGTGGAGGGGCTGTACGGCGTCTCGGTGCTGCCGCACCCCTACGCCGAAGGCGCCAACAGCCAGCTCGCTGCCTGGATCGAGCGCTACCGCGCGCGCTTCGACGCAGACCCCAACGTGTGGAGCGTGATGGGCTACACCCTGGCCGACCTGTTCGTGCGCACCGCCGAGCTCACCGGTCCGACACTCACGATCGAGGCCTTCGCGCGCACGCTCGAGCGCATGGAGTTCACCCGCGATTATTTCGGCAGTCCGACCTACCGCTTCACGCCGGACGACCACCTCGGCAACCGCCACGGCCGCCTGGCGCAGATCCGCAACGGGCGCTGGGAACTGATCACCGACTATCTCGAGTGA
- a CDS encoding branched-chain amino acid ABC transporter permease — protein MIGLPGEGKAAGARLPGALRSLLPWALILALAVAVLGADYALGKATLVATYAIAGLGVVIVVGQAGQIALGQAALVALGAYAQAVLVARGLPPLLALPAGVAAGALGGALASLPARRLGGLYFGMSTLAFALIVEEALVRAEAWTHGAAGMTVGAFSIFGWRAGSTLAQALVSVLAFAAAAFACRRLLRSRHGRAWRAVRDDEVAAAACGIAPAAVKMQAFVVGGALSGLAGALYAHWIGFVSPEQFGLVFSFELLMLAFIGGARRLAGAAWGALVIVVIPQLIAVARDQLPGDWARAAGLELVLFGAVIVAVVLLRPAGLAGRN, from the coding sequence ATGATCGGGTTGCCGGGTGAGGGCAAGGCGGCTGGCGCAAGGCTGCCGGGTGCGCTGCGCAGCCTGCTGCCTTGGGCGCTGATCCTGGCGCTCGCCGTCGCCGTGCTCGGCGCCGATTACGCGCTCGGCAAGGCGACCCTGGTGGCGACCTACGCGATCGCCGGCCTCGGCGTGGTGATCGTGGTAGGCCAGGCGGGGCAGATCGCGCTCGGCCAGGCGGCGCTGGTGGCGCTCGGCGCCTATGCCCAGGCCGTGCTCGTGGCCCGTGGCCTGCCGCCGCTGCTGGCGCTGCCGGCCGGAGTGGCGGCGGGTGCGCTCGGCGGCGCGCTGGCGAGCTTGCCCGCGCGCCGGCTGGGCGGGCTCTACTTCGGCATGAGCACGCTCGCCTTCGCGCTGATCGTCGAGGAGGCCCTGGTGCGCGCCGAGGCGTGGACGCACGGCGCCGCGGGGATGACGGTGGGGGCGTTCTCGATCTTCGGCTGGCGTGCGGGTTCGACCCTGGCACAGGCGCTGGTGAGCGTGCTCGCCTTCGCCGCCGCCGCCTTCGCCTGCCGTCGCCTGCTGCGCTCGCGCCACGGCCGCGCCTGGCGCGCGGTGCGCGACGACGAGGTGGCCGCCGCCGCCTGCGGCATCGCCCCCGCCGCGGTGAAGATGCAGGCCTTCGTCGTCGGTGGCGCGCTGTCCGGGCTGGCTGGTGCGCTCTATGCGCACTGGATCGGTTTCGTCAGCCCGGAGCAGTTCGGGCTGGTGTTCTCCTTCGAGCTGCTGATGCTGGCCTTCATCGGCGGCGCGCGGCGCCTGGCCGGCGCGGCCTGGGGCGCGCTGGTGATCGTCGTGATCCCGCAGCTGATCGCGGTGGCGCGCGACCAGCTGCCCGGCGACTGGGCGCGTGCGGCAGGGCTCGAGCTCGTGCTGTTCGGTGCGGTGATCGTGGCCGTCGTGCTGCTGCGGCCCGCGGGCCTGGCCGGAAGGAATTGA
- a CDS encoding branched-chain amino acid ABC transporter permease produces the protein MLSVLQVLLSGVATGCVYGLVALSFVLIYKATETVSFMQGDLLMVGAFAALGLHLQVGMPLLAAAAVAVVAVGVLGAGLERAVLRRALGQPHLVAVLLTFGLGMMMRGGVASVPAAAQEVHRLPFAADTIALGPLVLAASHLWVTLATVVLAALLAAFFRYTRVGLALRACSEDARVAALMGVPVARMHTLAWALGAALAACAGLLLAPVTFVHLNMGLIALKAFPAAVLGGLTSLPGALLAGVLLGVIEALAGLALPEGVKDVVPYALLMAALLLFPQGLGARRGGRSGA, from the coding sequence ATGCTTTCCGTCCTTCAGGTCCTGCTCAGTGGCGTCGCGACCGGCTGTGTCTACGGCCTGGTCGCGCTGTCCTTCGTGCTGATCTACAAGGCCACCGAGACGGTCAGCTTCATGCAGGGCGACCTGCTGATGGTGGGCGCCTTTGCCGCGCTCGGCCTGCACCTGCAGGTGGGGATGCCGCTGCTGGCCGCCGCCGCGGTCGCGGTGGTGGCGGTCGGCGTGCTCGGCGCCGGACTGGAACGCGCGGTGCTGCGCCGCGCGCTCGGCCAGCCGCACCTGGTCGCGGTGCTGCTGACCTTCGGCCTGGGGATGATGATGCGCGGCGGCGTCGCCTCGGTGCCCGCCGCGGCGCAGGAGGTGCACCGGCTGCCCTTCGCCGCGGACACCATCGCCCTCGGGCCGCTGGTGCTGGCCGCCAGCCATCTGTGGGTGACGCTGGCGACGGTGGTGCTCGCCGCGCTGCTCGCCGCCTTCTTCCGCTACACCCGCGTCGGACTCGCCCTGCGCGCCTGCTCCGAAGACGCGCGCGTCGCCGCGCTGATGGGCGTGCCGGTGGCGCGCATGCACACGCTGGCGTGGGCGCTCGGCGCCGCGCTCGCGGCCTGTGCCGGGCTGCTGCTGGCGCCGGTGACCTTCGTGCATCTGAACATGGGCCTGATCGCGCTGAAGGCCTTTCCTGCCGCGGTGCTGGGCGGGCTCACCAGCCTGCCGGGGGCGCTGCTGGCGGGGGTGCTGCTCGGCGTCATCGAGGCCCTCGCCGGCCTGGCGCTGCCCGAAGGCGTCAAGGACGTCGTGCCCTATGCGCTGCTGATGGCGGCGCTGCTGCTCTTCCCGCAGGGCCTGGGCGCGCGTCGCGGCGGGCGGAGCGGGGCATGA
- a CDS encoding MBL fold metallo-hydrolase has product MIQATIVPVTPFQQNCSILWCERTKKAAVVDPGGDVERILAAVAELGVSVEKILITHGHIDHAGGTAKLARALGVPVEGPQEEDRFWIEGMPQQSKMFGFPDVESFEPDRWLHDGDTVTVGEVVLKVIHTPGHTPGHVVFFDEAARLAIVGDVLFAGSIGRTDFPRGDHQTLIRSIREKLFPLGDDITFIPGHGPTSTFGEERDSNPFVGAYG; this is encoded by the coding sequence ATGATCCAGGCCACCATCGTCCCCGTCACCCCCTTCCAGCAGAACTGCAGCATCCTGTGGTGCGAGCGCACGAAGAAGGCCGCCGTGGTCGATCCCGGCGGCGACGTCGAGCGCATCCTCGCCGCGGTGGCGGAGCTGGGCGTGAGCGTGGAGAAGATCCTGATCACCCACGGCCACATCGACCACGCCGGCGGCACCGCGAAGCTGGCGCGCGCGCTCGGCGTGCCGGTCGAGGGACCGCAGGAGGAAGACCGCTTCTGGATCGAGGGCATGCCGCAGCAGAGCAAGATGTTCGGCTTCCCCGACGTCGAGTCCTTCGAGCCCGACCGCTGGCTGCACGACGGCGACACGGTGACGGTCGGCGAGGTCGTGCTGAAGGTCATCCACACCCCCGGCCACACCCCCGGCCACGTCGTCTTCTTCGATGAGGCGGCGCGCCTGGCGATCGTCGGCGACGTGCTGTTCGCCGGCTCCATCGGCCGCACCGACTTCCCGCGCGGCGACCACCAGACCCTGATCCGCTCGATCCGCGAGAAGCTGTTCCCGCTCGGCGACGACATCACCTTCATCCCCGGCCACGGCCCCACCTCGACCTTCGGCGAGGAGCGCGACAGCAACCCCTTCGTCGGCGCCTACGGCTGA
- the gdhA gene encoding NADP-specific glutamate dehydrogenase, whose product MKYQSLEEFLAYVEQRNPGQPEFLQAVSEVMESLWPFISANKRYAENALLDRLIEPERVIMFRVSWVDDKGDVQVNRGYRIQHSSAIGPYKGGLRFHPSVNLSILKFLAFEQTFKNALTTLPMGGGKGGSDFDPKGRSPGEVMRFCQAFISELYRHVGPDTDVPAGDIGVGGREVGFMAGMMKKLSNNAACVFTGKGLSFGGSLIRPESTGYGTVYFANAMLEHAGRDFKGLRVSVSGSGNVAQFAIEKLMQLGAKPITCSDSSGTVIDEAGFTPEKLALLMEIKNHYYGRVSEYAERVGARFEPGVRPWHVPVDVALPCATQNELDGNDAATLVKNGVIAVAEGANMPSTAEAVKIFEHNGVLYAPGKASNAGGVATSGLEMSQNAMRMSWTRDEVDARLKEIMLGIHAACLKYGQREDGSVSYADGANVAGFVKVAEAMLAQGVV is encoded by the coding sequence ATGAAATATCAGTCCCTCGAGGAGTTTCTGGCCTACGTCGAACAACGCAATCCTGGCCAGCCCGAGTTTCTGCAGGCGGTCAGCGAGGTCATGGAGAGCCTGTGGCCCTTCATTTCGGCCAACAAACGCTACGCCGAGAATGCGCTCCTCGACCGACTGATCGAACCCGAACGCGTGATCATGTTCCGCGTGTCCTGGGTCGACGACAAGGGTGATGTCCAGGTCAACCGCGGCTACCGCATCCAGCACAGCTCGGCGATCGGCCCCTACAAGGGCGGCCTGCGCTTCCATCCCTCGGTGAACCTGTCGATCCTGAAGTTCCTCGCCTTCGAGCAGACCTTCAAGAACGCGCTCACCACGCTGCCGATGGGCGGCGGCAAGGGCGGTTCCGACTTCGATCCCAAGGGCCGCAGCCCGGGTGAAGTGATGCGCTTCTGCCAGGCCTTCATCAGCGAGCTCTATCGCCACGTCGGTCCCGACACCGACGTGCCCGCCGGCGACATCGGCGTGGGCGGCCGCGAGGTCGGCTTCATGGCCGGCATGATGAAGAAGCTGTCGAACAACGCCGCCTGCGTGTTCACAGGCAAGGGCCTGTCCTTCGGCGGTTCGCTGATCCGTCCGGAATCGACCGGCTACGGCACCGTCTACTTCGCCAACGCGATGCTCGAGCACGCCGGCCGCGACTTCAAGGGCCTGCGCGTCTCCGTGTCGGGTTCGGGCAACGTCGCCCAGTTCGCGATCGAGAAGCTGATGCAGCTCGGCGCCAAGCCGATCACCTGCTCGGACTCGAGCGGCACCGTGATCGACGAGGCCGGCTTCACCCCCGAGAAGCTCGCCCTCCTCATGGAGATCAAGAACCACTACTACGGCCGCGTCTCCGAGTACGCCGAGCGCGTCGGCGCCCGCTTCGAGCCGGGCGTGCGCCCGTGGCACGTGCCGGTCGACGTCGCCCTGCCGTGCGCGACCCAGAACGAACTCGACGGCAACGACGCCGCCACCCTGGTCAAGAACGGCGTGATCGCCGTGGCCGAGGGCGCCAACATGCCGAGCACCGCCGAAGCCGTGAAGATCTTCGAGCACAACGGCGTGCTGTACGCGCCGGGCAAGGCCTCCAACGCCGGTGGCGTGGCCACCTCCGGCCTGGAGATGAGCCAGAACGCGATGCGCATGTCGTGGACCCGCGACGAGGTCGATGCCCGTCTGAAGGAGATCATGCTCGGCATCCACGCCGCCTGCCTGAAGTACGGCCAGCGCGAGGACGGCAGCGTCAGCTACGCCGACGGTGCCAACGTCGCCGGCTTCGTCAAGGTCGCCGAGGCCATGCTGGCCCAGGGCGTGGTCTGA
- the lysM gene encoding peptidoglycan-binding protein LysM, with amino-acid sequence MGLFAFIKEAGEKLFGTGEAKAADPATANATAAEAIHNYIVALKLAPPDLGVSFDGARSLVTVTGTAPDQATREKILLAAGNVAGVAEVENKLSVARKEPEAQFHTVVRGDTLSAIAKKFYGDANKYPAIFEANKPMLSHPDKIYPGQVLRIPSQG; translated from the coding sequence ATGGGTCTGTTCGCATTCATCAAGGAAGCCGGCGAAAAGCTCTTCGGCACAGGCGAAGCCAAGGCTGCCGACCCGGCGACCGCCAACGCGACGGCCGCGGAAGCGATCCACAACTACATCGTCGCCCTCAAGCTCGCGCCGCCCGACCTCGGTGTCAGCTTCGACGGCGCCCGCTCGCTGGTCACCGTTACCGGCACCGCGCCGGACCAGGCCACGCGCGAGAAGATCCTGCTCGCCGCCGGCAACGTCGCCGGCGTCGCCGAGGTGGAGAACAAGCTGTCGGTCGCCCGCAAAGAACCGGAGGCGCAGTTCCACACCGTGGTGCGCGGCGACACCCTGTCGGCGATCGCGAAGAAGTTCTACGGCGACGCCAACAAGTACCCGGCGATCTTCGAGGCCAACAAGCCGATGCTGAGCCACCCGGACAAGATCTATCCGGGACAGGTGCTGCGCATTCCGTCGCAAGGCTGA
- a CDS encoding thioesterase family protein — MARIRIDLPERFAFSTAIPLLISHINYGNHLDNAQLLGVVSEARLRFLKSMGYSELDVEGVGIIVADAALQYRSEAFHGESMKVDMAATDFGEFGCDLVWRMAEADSGREVARGKTGIVFFDYRERRKVPVPAGFRARFG; from the coding sequence ATGGCCCGCATCAGGATCGACCTGCCCGAACGCTTCGCCTTCAGCACCGCCATCCCGCTGCTGATCTCCCACATCAACTACGGCAACCACCTCGACAACGCGCAGCTGCTGGGCGTGGTGTCCGAGGCCCGCCTGCGCTTCCTGAAGTCGATGGGCTACTCCGAGCTCGACGTCGAGGGCGTAGGCATCATCGTCGCCGATGCCGCCCTGCAATACCGCTCGGAGGCCTTCCACGGCGAGAGCATGAAGGTCGACATGGCGGCCACCGACTTCGGCGAGTTCGGCTGCGACCTGGTGTGGCGCATGGCGGAGGCCGACAGCGGCCGCGAAGTCGCCCGCGGCAAGACCGGCATCGTGTTCTTCGACTACCGCGAACGGCGCAAGGTGCCGGTGCCGGCAGGTTTTCGTGCGCGCTTCGGCTGA